A region from the uncultured Bacteroides sp. genome encodes:
- a CDS encoding heparan-alpha-glucosaminide N-acetyltransferase domain-containing protein: MNSKETTPASGAKKNTSSRLLALDVLRGITIAGMITVNNPGSWGSIYAPLEHSEWNGLTPTDLVFPFFMFIMGISTYISLRKYNFEFTYAAAWKIIRRTIVIFAIGLGIGWFSLYCRTLDPLPFDRIRILGVMPRLALSYGAAALIALLMKHKHIPYLIAGLLIGYFLILFFGNGFEHNETNILSIVDRAVLGLNHMYKDNGIDPEGLLSTIPAIAHVLIGFCCGKLLMEVKDINKKIERLFLIGTILTFTGFLLSYGCPINKKIWSPTFAITTCGLASSLLAVLVWIIDAKGYKKWTRFFESFGVNPLFIYVMADILAILLGNIHITYGNDTISLQGYIYSEILQPTLGNYGGSLAFALLFVALNWAIAHVLYKKKLYIKI, from the coding sequence ATGAACAGTAAAGAAACAACTCCCGCCTCCGGAGCTAAAAAAAATACATCCAGCCGCTTACTGGCTCTTGATGTATTAAGAGGAATAACAATAGCCGGTATGATTACAGTAAACAATCCGGGTAGCTGGGGAAGTATATATGCACCTTTAGAACATTCAGAATGGAACGGACTAACGCCCACCGATCTGGTATTTCCTTTTTTCATGTTCATCATGGGCATCTCTACCTACATATCTTTAAGAAAGTACAACTTTGAATTCACTTATGCAGCCGCATGGAAAATCATAAGACGCACAATCGTGATATTTGCCATCGGATTAGGCATCGGATGGTTCTCACTCTATTGCCGTACGTTAGATCCTCTTCCTTTTGACAGGATACGTATTTTGGGAGTTATGCCCCGCCTAGCCTTAAGTTACGGCGCAGCCGCTCTCATAGCCTTGCTAATGAAGCATAAACACATCCCTTATCTCATTGCCGGTTTGCTGATTGGTTATTTTCTAATTTTATTTTTCGGCAATGGATTTGAGCATAATGAAACAAACATATTGTCGATAGTAGACCGTGCCGTATTAGGTTTGAACCATATGTATAAGGACAATGGCATTGACCCCGAAGGCTTGCTTAGCACCATCCCCGCCATAGCTCATGTACTGATCGGTTTCTGCTGCGGTAAGTTACTAATGGAGGTAAAAGACATAAATAAAAAAATAGAACGCTTGTTTCTTATAGGAACCATACTTACATTTACAGGTTTCTTACTAAGCTACGGATGTCCCATCAACAAAAAGATATGGTCACCTACTTTTGCTATCACTACTTGTGGACTGGCATCAAGCCTCTTGGCAGTCCTGGTATGGATTATCGATGCAAAGGGATATAAAAAATGGACTCGCTTCTTCGAATCATTTGGAGTGAATCCTCTTTTCATTTACGTCATGGCAGATATATTAGCCATCTTATTAGGCAACATTCATATTACATACGGCAACGACACAATAAGCCTACAAGGATACATTTACTCGGAAATATTACAACCCACGTTGGGTAACTATGGCGGTTCGTTAGCCTTTGCCCTGTTATTTGTTGCCTTAAACTGGGCCATCGCACACGTATTATACAAAAAGAAACTATATATAAAAATATGA